The Legionella jordanis genomic sequence CCCCGGGTTGCAACGGTCGCCTATCATCAATGACAATGTTCGTACCCTTTACTACAGTCACTTGCTTTTGATTTGTCGGAAGATTTCCTGAGCCTGCCTTTAAAGCTTCTTCATGCCATCTTTTTTTTAATTCTTTATTCTTTTGTTGGGCTTCTTCGATTTTTTTTAGTTTACTGAGTCTTTGTTCAAGTAATAATTTTTGTATGTTGGTCGATTCCGCAACGGGTGACGCTTGATTTGTAGGCAATGGAATAGATGACGGTTTTTGTTTACTGCGTGATTGCTCAAGGGATGGCTCTTGGCTTGTGGGCGATAGGATAAAGGACAGTTTTTGTTTGTTGCGCGATTGCTCAAGGGATGGCTCTTGGCTTGTGGGCGATAGGATAAAGGACAGTTTTTGTTTGTTGCGCGATTGCTCAACGGATGGCTCTTGGTTTGTGGGCGATAGGATAAAGGACAGTTTTTGTTTGTTGCGCGATTGCTCAACGGATGGCTCTTGATTTTTGGACGATAAAATAAATGAGAGTTTTAGTTTTTCCGGAGTTTTTTCTAACATGATAAACCTCTAAGCTTTAAATAAATAATTTCATTGCAGATCCGCATAGGCGCAATGTCTTACTACAACACAAAAGAAATAGTTCAACTGCCTGGCATTGTATTAGGTGGAACAATGATCATCTCTTTAGATGGTGCTTCTATGCTTTGAAAAGAATTTTGCCACTGCACCTCTTTTCTTTCTGTGTAGTAGAGCCACAAAGAAGATTGGGTGAAATGGATTTTATAATTACCAATAGATTGCAAATTAATCAGAATGGGCCGAATTATAGCATAATTTATTCAGCATTCCACAAGGACTGCAATTTTCCGAAGGTATATTGTAGGTGGCCAAAATGTAATGGAAAAGACTGAGCAATCAAACATTGGTATTAAGATTTGCTGTTGAATGGACAACAGCAGCCTTGCATTTTATGTGAATGCTCGTTGAATCCCATACCCTTTCAGGTGCAATGCGAATTGGCGAAGTACTTCCAAACCCGATGTCTCGGCTTGTTTGCACCATTGGTGTAAACTTTCAATCAATTGCTCCTGCGAGGGGGAAGTTTTTAACCATATTTTTTGCAGGGACTGCCGGTAATGATGGACCAATTGAATATTATGATAGCGTCCTAGCAAAGTATGAAGCTGTGAGGTGGCTTCTATAGATAAGAGTTTTTCATCACGTTTCAGTAACTTTCCTGCTTTTTTAAGTGCACGTTTGTCTGTCTTTTTTACAGCCTTATTTCTTGTTTCATGGCAAACAATAGGCTTCATAACGAAACGATAATATTCGGACAAGATTTGGAAACGGTTGCCAATTACTGCCTTTACCGTGTCTAGATCCACACAGTTTTTTTCTTTATTAAAACGAAGCTGGGGGGGTAATTTTTTGACCTGGGCTAGGCCTAAGAGGGATAAGCATCTAATGTAAAACCATCCTAAATCAACTTCCCACCACTTCATGGAGAATTTTGCCGAAGAGGCGAATGCATGGTGGTTATTGTGCAATTCCTCCCCACCAATAAATAAGCCAAAGGGAAAAACATTGGTTGATGCATCAGGGCATTCAAAATTTCGATATCCCCTAAAATGTCCAATGCCGTTGATCACTCCCGCAGAAAGCGGTATCCACATCATCTGAATCGCCCAAATGGTAATTCCAATGCTGCCAAAGAGCAGGAGATCGATAAAAAACATCAGCAAGATGCCTTTTTTATTATGGCGGGAATAAAGCTTTCGCTCAATGAAATCATCCGGAGTACCATGCGAATATTTCTTAATCAAATCTTTATCTTTAGCCATGTCCCGGTATAACTCGGGCACCTGCCAAAACACTTTTTTTATACCAAATACTTTGGGACTGTGCGGATCTCCTTTAACATCAGTGGTTGCGTGGTGTTTACGATGAATGGCAACCCATTCAGCGGTGACCATACCGGTAGTCAACCACAGCCAAAAACGAAAAAAGTGACTAACAACAGGATGTAATTTTAAAGCACGGTGCGTTTGATAGCGGTGCAAATAGATGGTAACTGAGGCAATGGTGGTTTGTGTAAGAATCAGGCACGCCAAGAGATAAGCCCACCAAGGAAAATTTAAAAGACTAAACATGCAATGCTCCAATGAGGGGCTTAAAGTTAAACGGCCATAAATGCCCTACGAAAATACTGCCGTTATGGGGGAAGGCACAAGAAGTTGCTTTTAGCATAGCATCAATTTTAAATATCTAAAGTATAGTATTTGCAACGCGAATTAACCTGTCCTTATTATTTATGCCATACTTAACTACAGGATGTGAAATAAAATTTTAATGAATGGGAAAAAAATATAAATAATTGTTCCTTTTGTTTATCACACAGTTACTTGTTATTAAGGGGACAATTATGGCTATTTACACCGCCAAATTATATATAGAAAAAATATCAGTTGGTGAAAGAAGTAGTGATGATTTTGAAGGACTCTACATTTGGATGTTGGCAAGGGCATATAATCAAATGGCCCACTATAACGGTTCAATCGTCAACAATGATACCCAAGAAAATTTTGAGAAATTTTCAGACTTGTTCTGTAGATTAGAGATAATTTAACGGCTCTGAAATAAAAGAAATCTTTGCTGTTTCATCCTGGAAAAATTTTAAATTCATCAGCCAATTAAGCTCATAATTTAATAAATTTGCATCTCTTTGTTTGCTGTAATATTTATTCAAAATCTCACATTCCATGCCTGTATCTTGCTGAATTGATTTAAAAATTCCTTAAGTTTTATTTGCTAGAATAATCTTCCAGTAATTCCAGAGAAAAGTATGAAA encodes the following:
- a CDS encoding DesA family fatty acid desaturase translates to MFSLLNFPWWAYLLACLILTQTTIASVTIYLHRYQTHRALKLHPVVSHFFRFWLWLTTGMVTAEWVAIHRKHHATTDVKGDPHSPKVFGIKKVFWQVPELYRDMAKDKDLIKKYSHGTPDDFIERKLYSRHNKKGILLMFFIDLLLFGSIGITIWAIQMMWIPLSAGVINGIGHFRGYRNFECPDASTNVFPFGLFIGGEELHNNHHAFASSAKFSMKWWEVDLGWFYIRCLSLLGLAQVKKLPPQLRFNKEKNCVDLDTVKAVIGNRFQILSEYYRFVMKPIVCHETRNKAVKKTDKRALKKAGKLLKRDEKLLSIEATSQLHTLLGRYHNIQLVHHYRQSLQKIWLKTSPSQEQLIESLHQWCKQAETSGLEVLRQFALHLKGYGIQRAFT